DNA from Candidatus Binatia bacterium:
TATCGTCGAGGATGGCGCCGTCACTGGCGTGGTCACCCCGAAGGGAACCTTCAAAGCCCCGGTAGTGGTGAGCAGTGCCGGCATCCAGCCGACCGTGCTCAAGCTCGTCGGCCAGGAACACTTCGATCGTAGTTACCTGAACTACATCAAGGGACTGGCGCCGGGTTGGGGTTTCACCAGCATCCGCTATTTCCTGAAGAAACCGGTGATGGACGTGGCCATGTATGTGGCCTACGCCGACGACAGTTGGTGGAACATGGAGCGGTTTCGGCGCGTCAAGGACGGCCACATCCCCGACGAGGTGATCCTCTTCATGTGCAACCATTCCTTCTACGACGCAGAGGCGGCGCCTCCGGGCAAGCAGGTCCTGGTTTCCGGCACCATCTGCTCCCCGAACCCTGAAGCCAAGGAGATCGAGGGTTTGTGGAAGCGGATGGACGAGCAGATGGTGAAGTTCTTCCCGGAAATCTGGGAGGCCACGGAGCGTAGGGAATACGCCGGGCCGCGAGACATCAGCAACATGACGCGGGACAGCGTCCTGCCGGGCCAGGGCGGCGAGTGCGTCGGCCTCGGTCAGGTCGTCGGCCAATGCGGCAAGATGAAGCCCAGTTCGACGGCGCCAATTCGCGGGCTCTACTACGCCGGTGCCGACGCCGGCGGTGCCGGCATGGGCACACACCAGGCTGCCTGTTCGGGGATAGAGGTCGCGCGCCTGGCCGGGCACTACCTCAACAAGCGGCTGAAGGCCCAGTAAACGGGGAGACTGGGAGGAAGGGAGTCACCGATGCCGTCAGATCGAGGCACCGAAAGCGAGCTTGCCGGCGCCATCACCCAGTCCGATCTTGTCCAATATCAAGCTGGCGCTGTCGTGAGCC
Protein-coding regions in this window:
- a CDS encoding FAD-dependent oxidoreductase — encoded protein: MARESYDVIVIGSGPGGGSCATLLQKRGIHTLLIEKNSFLGGKMVSIKKDGYAYDLFPHGQVPMRQPAFESIFNELGVGSDFRPALRPDDTRDVIKICYRRKDWKDYRLVSQAQAMADATPFFRLWDISAEAQQKTIAFMTDIATMPDERVNDFDNVSMHEFLSRYDIPYELYSYMAFHANASLAEPIDLVAASEQIVILKQIMLQGGGGQYPGGFGMLTDVMMREFEKNGGDLIRNTKVEKIIVEDGAVTGVVTPKGTFKAPVVVSSAGIQPTVLKLVGQEHFDRSYLNYIKGLAPGWGFTSIRYFLKKPVMDVAMYVAYADDSWWNMERFRRVKDGHIPDEVILFMCNHSFYDAEAAPPGKQVLVSGTICSPNPEAKEIEGLWKRMDEQMVKFFPEIWEATERREYAGPRDISNMTRDSVLPGQGGECVGLGQVVGQCGKMKPSSTAPIRGLYYAGADAGGAGMGTHQAACSGIEVARLAGHYLNKRLKAQ